The Brachionichthys hirsutus isolate HB-005 chromosome 17, CSIRO-AGI_Bhir_v1, whole genome shotgun sequence genome segment gtgtaatTAATtcatagattttgtttttgcattgaaCTTCGTGGAGATCAAAGGCTGCAGACGAGCTGAAACTGTCGATCCAGCCTCTGATCAAAGCAACGTCCTGCAGATGAAACACCAATAATCGGTCGATTAAAGCTGCAGCTTTACCGTCTCCGCAGAGGCCGGTCTGTCGGCGGCTTCGATCGGGCGCTCGAGGCTCGGCCGGCCGATGTAAACGTCCTGAGAGTGGCTGTAGCGAGACAGGAGCTTCAGGAGGGAGGCGACGTTCAGGTAGTTATCATCGTCCACGTGACAAAAccacctgcagcagagcaggctCACGGTCAGGATCactgcgggtgtgtgtgtgtgtgtgtgtgtgtgtgggtgtgtgtgtgtgtgtgtgtgtgtgtgtgggtgtgtgggtgtgggtgtgtgtgtgtgtgtgtgtgtgtgtgtgtgtgtgtgtgagtgtgggtgtCTTACTTCTTGCCAGAGTTAATGAATGCATCATATTCCAAGGCCATTTTACAGGACAGAGCCTGATGGGTGTGGGCCGCTGAACAGTTGGTGTTGATCAGGTGAAATCCTGATAATCAATaacgaagaaaaaaaacatgtcaatgaccagctgggatgGACGTTCCCAGAAGATGAATCCTTTGGTGTTTTGAGACATTTCACAGGTGTAATAtgctaaaaaataatataataatgagaGAAATGCCTATTTGATGAATAAATTCgactaaatatttaaattcccCAGCAGGAAGTCATTTCCCGGTCTGATCCCACTGCTGGGAACTTTCCCATTGTGCGTCTTTCCACAGCGAGTCGGACCATCTGACACCTGATTGACACGAGTGAGGCGAGGAAAGGCCCGCTGATTAAACCCAACACACATCCTGCTTTAACGCTCCCACGATCATGCCCAGTCAGCAGCCCGGTtcctgctgcaggctgcagataaCGActcagcagagctgcagagtgtgtgtgtgtgcgtgtgtgcgtgcgtgtgtgcgtgtgcgtgtgcgtgcgcgtgcgcgtgcggcTCACCCATCCTTTTCCTCAGCTTCTCATCCTCTCCGTCGCTGAACACGTACGTCTgtggaaaaaaacccacaaacatGTTATGCTCATGTTATTCCAGCAGCCTGCGGCGACCGGCGCGGAAACCCAAACGCCGGCGGCGCCGTCGGTCTCAGGTGAGGCTCCACCTGCGGAGGCGGCGGCCAGCGTGAAGGCCAGCTTCTCGTCTGTCGGGAGCAGAGCAGCTGGCGCCAAGTACACGAGCGTTTACACGGTGAGTGACGGGGTCGAAGGTCACCGTGCGCTCGGGAAACCACGCCCACTTCCCATGTCCACTTGGTGACATCGATCCAGGCtttagttcattcattcatgtttccaTTTGCACCCTCAGTCTTCACCCATTTAATCATTTCATCAGCCCCAGCAGAGTCATAGGCCGCCACCACCGCCAGCAGCAGTATCTGGACTTCCATGTCCCTGAAGAGTCTCGGCAGCAAATACTTCCTGAAAGACTAATTACCTCACATCAAACAGGTGTTGACATGCAGGCAAAATAGCGCCTAGCATTTACCGCCATGCTAGCGCCTGTTTGCTAATCAgcaataaacacaaaatgcaaatgaagctgCTGGGAACGTTGCAGGTAAATAATAAGGAATTAAAGTATTATTGAAATTGAACTTTGACCTGATGATAGATCATGCTTTAAGACCTGAACAACCTGAATGGGATTCCACTTCCTGCCATGTAGCACGTCTTTGGATCAGAGCCCCTTGTGATCCCATCGCTGCCCGTGTTGGAGGGGGGAGTCCAgccagctgtgtgtttttgtcaggctggattcttttttttttttttttggtaaagcCTCTGGAGAGCAGTCGGCCTCttgttagaggaggaggaggaggaggaggaggaggaggaggaggaggccagggCTCGGAGGGGAGAGGgaaaatgtggttttcaatgaaGGGGCGGGGTTTCCTGAATCACCAGGAGTTGTGTCTGACAGGAAGCAACAGAAGACAACAGTGTCCGAGCGTGTGAGACGCGTCTCCAGCTTCCCGTGAGAAATCTGGCGGGTTCCCAGGGCGCACGGGTCCGTGAACGCAACGCTGTGAGAACGTGCGTTCTCATGACTCAGCAGTCCTGCGCAGCAGAGGTGTGTCTGGGAAACAGGTAGtttcattcacacacgcacacgcacgcgcacgcacacacacacaggaatgtgTCAGACGCACATCAGCTGAGTCCCCACGACCCGCCCACCTATTTACATGTCAACAGTCCAGATGAGACCCGAACATGTTGACTGAACCGGGGATCGGAACCGCGTCCCGTTGCCGGCTTTGGAGCCGCTGCAGGCGCAAAAAAATCGGTCTGAGAGATTTATCCGTGACGCTCCACGCGGTTCTCCTGTGGAACAACGTCTCTGCTCCAGAACCCGATAGAACTTGGACCCGGCGGGTTTAACGGCATGGCAAATATATTGtctaatattaatatatattaatatatattatatatttaaacatctgAATCAATAAAAATCTGATCTTATTAGAGAAAGTTATCACTTTATTGTATCTGCAGTCTGATGCATCCATCCTGCATCCAtcctgcatccatccatccatccctcctctGAATACATGatcccggagagaccccagagaaaACGTCCTTTGATAAAAACGACCTTTGTGCGCCTTTGATCTGCATTACCTGCTGCATATTTCTGGAGATCCAGGTGTCCAGCTGGAGCGCCAGCCTCTGCCGGTGATATCTCCCGGTGGTTTTCACCGCTATGAACAGATCGTGCGGGAAGAGACGCTCCACCGTCGCAGCGGGCGCGCTCCTCCCGGTGCGCACCGATCTCCTCTCCCGCGTCAAGTCCTTAAAGTACGCCGAGAAAAGCTTCCCGCTCGTCCCCGCAGCCGGTGGCTCCACCGGGTCTCCGCCGTGGCTCGGGTGTTCCACGGTGACGACCAGCATCACGGTCACCAGCAGACAGGTGGCGGCGGCGCGCAGCCCCGCGCGCAGCCCCGCGGCCGAGCTGATGGGGTTCATTGATCCGCCGGCGCGTGGATTTACAGCATGTCCACGAGGATGACGCGGGTTAAAGTTTGCGCTGTAACTCCAAGCTTTAACTCGCACACTGAAGTCATCAACTCCAGCAGTGGGCAGGACCGTCCATCTCTGGACCAATGGCCGCTCAGAGCGAGTCCAAAGTGGGCGGGGATAATTATCAAAGAGGCCGATGGACGTGCACAAAGCAGCAAACATTTATAAGACAGAAATAACTAAATAATGGAGACACGAGATGtgatcaaaataaaacacagcaactGGAAATGTATCGAttctaattcatttatttattttattaatgtatttagTCACATTCCCCTCATACACGCGTGATGTGTTTATAACCCACGCAGCACCTTATGCGTGTTTCTGGTTGGAAAACAACTTGTCTCTGTTTGGAAGCCTGGCGGGGACAACGCTCCAAGTGGGACAGATGTGGGAGACGGCTGGGACATCGGAGTGTGTGTTGTCCTGCCAGCTCCTCAGACCAGGTTGCCAGATCCACCAAACATCGAAGGAATGCTTCCCCTCTAATAAAGCAAAGTTTGTCTGCGCTGCATAATCTGTGCTGAACCGCCGGGATAATATTACATCTGGAGTTATGACAGCTGCCGGCGGAGCAAAGGCTCCATTTAGGATTGGTAGCGAGAGAGGAATACAGAAATCCCTCGAAGTGGGACGATGATACGGCTGTGGGTAACCCGACGCCGGCCCGGGGAGCCACGCTTTGCCGCCTTCTCTCGTGGAAAGTTTCACTTCTGACCACATCCACGGTCGTCAATGAGCGCGTGCGTGATTGGGCGTGGTTAGAAGTGCGTCATGTCGACTTTATAACTCCACGCAACTGTTATTACCTGTGCGTCGCTGCAGCTGGGTGGAAAATTAAAGATCTGGGAGTCAGCTTTTCTTACAAAATGTAATTCTtagtggtggtggcggcggcggcctatGACTCTGCAAGTCTTAAACTGATGAGACTCATGGAATCTGCAGAAATGATAAAGTTGGTGAacagaatgatgatgatgaatatatttattagatagaatgttagagtacaagtacagtcacacagtagcatgtattacagtacaaataacgtcaaacatcctgtctaagaggagcatttcaaaaagtaaagtaaagtaccAGACACAGAAAGGAGCATCTTTAAAAAGGACAGCAACAATTCGATTGATCAACAATTCGATCAACGAAGAGGGCGTGCCGCCGGGCCGTTATCTGTTAGCTACTGAGCTTCCTGATAAAACACATGCTGAATGCTGGAAGGGTAAAACAGACATGATGAGAGCAAGGGAATAAAGAGGAAACGGAACGGAACCGCGTTAGCATGACAtgacacaagtgtgtgtgtgtgtgtgtgagtatttaCATTCCGATGAGAAGCTCAGCAGTTCGTTTTTTtccaacacaaaaaaaatggcTCGGTTTGTGTGAAATCTACGGCAATCACATTTCCATAATGTAATCCTGCTTTCTTCCATTTCTGCCTcccagacctcctcctcctttctttgttttcctccttttctccgcTCCTGATTCATTTTCTCATCGATATATGTTTGCAGGATTCAGAGTGCAAGGTCACCGTTTTCCGAATCCCAAGTTGGGACTTTTCCTCGCTTCCTCTCGAGTCTCTGAACCACGGGGACAAAAACAAAGTCCCTCTCATCGCCACGTTGGGATTACCGGAAGATCAACAGCTGCTCGAGCGTCGCTATTCCCGTGACAGACGAAACTACGGCGCGAGTGGGAAGGAAAACAAATAAGGACGTGTTCTCCTGTTCTCGTCAGAGCGAGGGATCGCTCTCCCGACCGCAGGGGAGAGGATGGAGCGTTGAAGGAAGAGGCTGGAAGCGAGCACGCGGTTGGGACTTGGGGGCCGGATTGGTCACAGGTCACAGTCAGAGGATGGAGCTTTTGTGCCGGTCGAGTCATCAGGAAGGGTTTCGGGGGATTTTGTTTAACAATGTGATCCTGATTAAAACTCTTCTCTTCGTCTCCCTGGAGACGCAGACGACCGCCGGGTCGCCGCTTGTGTTTCACATCGTTTGAATGTTTGTGAGACTGAAACGcaattaaaaccccataaaaagtgaaatatgtgcagatttaaaatgtgtttttcccctGCATAAATAGAAAGAGACaaatgtttgtgcgtgtgtgtgtgtgtgtgtgagtgcgtgtgcgtgtgtgtgcacagctACAACACGAGGTCTTATCATCTTAACTATGATTGTACAGTCATGTGTTTCTCCTTAAAATACTTCCCTCAGTTTTGGAGAGGATTCAATGTGTTAATGGAGagtaggtctctctctctctctctctctctctctctctctctctctctctctctctgtgcataTTACACCTCTTAATGTTATAGTTCTAACAAAGTATTCAAATGGAATAATCGAAGTGTGTCAAACATGTTTGATAAGaatgtcatgatgatgatgacgatgatgacgatgatgatgatgagaaggAGGAGCCATCTTCATCAGGTGAGGTGAGTCATCATCATGTGATTTATGGACCTGGCAGCTACTTACACAAAGCTGATTAACTCGGAGTCATGTGAGGCAATTAAATGATACCGCAACTGCACATACCacccagagtgtgtgtgtgtgtgcgtgtgcgtgtgtgcgtgtgtgtacgacCGCATGTGtgtatatggggggggggtcagaggcgCCTCCGAGGAGGCAGTGTGAAATGAAGCGTAGGATAGGATCCATGATCACAAGGTTCCATCAATGACTGtgtacatggtgtgtgtgtgtgtgtgtgtgtgtgtgtgtgtgtgtgtgcgtgtgcgtgtgcttgaaGGCCTAACAGCAGACCACAATAGCTTGTGAAATTCCCACTGCTTCCCTATAAACACGGGGAGCCCCCGTCGGAGCGCTGCCGTAAAGGGAGCGACATGAAGATTAAAATCTGTGTGTGATTCACCCCGTGACccccttcctttctttcctggtGAAATCTACACCTTCTGCCCCGACCTCCTTTAACCCCCACggacttacacacacacacacacacacacacacagtggacagCTTTGCCCCCGTCCCCCAGGCTCTGTGGAATCCACCCAACCAACCCCGAGCCGTGACCAATGCAGAGGAGTCTCTGGTCTGAGCGCGGCGCCTCGGATCGGTCACGGTGTCACTGCCGTCGTCTGAAAGTGGGTCTGCGTCCCGTTTAACGGCTTCCTGAGGGAGTCCGTTTGAtctaaagctctggatctatagatccaggaGAAACCGCCGGGgagcttttagtgaataacttctacaCTAACAGTGGactcaatgtgaatccagttgctaaaggtttgttttcatggttaatgaATCtagaaataaagataaaataaatgtaggacaataataTTTGGTGTAAATCATAGTATggggggactgagctgcttggcggaggtctgcgctctccagcTGATATTGCGGATGGACATTGAACGCTTTTAATGTTGCGATCGAGCCCCAAACCAAATGCGTCCGGTGTGCACGAGGCGCATGCATGAGCGATAACGAAGCGTTCGTCTGTCAGGATGAAAGGAGCTGACGCCTTTGGCTTGGTGTGAAAGTGACGCTGACATCCGTGCATGTCGTATCTTATCAGGGAGGTATTAATGGGCCGGCGGCACAGAGGCGTTGGATCGGTCTGACATCTGCAAATATGGACTTTAccaaccacacacactcacacacacacacacttgcacagaATGCTAAATCTCAGTAATTCCACAATGTCCCTGTAGTTAGGTATTTGCTTATTGGCACCATaaggacatgtgtgtgtgtgtgtgtgtgtgtgtgtgtgtgtgctattatctttgattttatttgattttatattatttcctGACTTGCAGCGCTGGCTGCAGATCTTAAACTGTCCACCGCGTAAGAACAAATCATtctaatcagaatcagaatagatttttattgtcattgtcagtTCAAAAGATTTACAAACGATATTTTTATTAGAAGCATAAAATCATGCTAAAAGCAGCCTAAGATCAAAAATGTGATCTCAGACTGGAACCAATCCAGTCATTAGTCGTTcactggaggcggggccagcTGGTTCATtactggaggcggggccagcTGGTTCATTactgggggcggggccagctgGTTCCATAAACCTTCAACGGGACACTTTCTCACCGACGTGGATGACGAACACaactttaaatgtgattttgctTTTCTGTCCGGTAGATGGCGCTGTAGCATCTTCAATCCAATAATAAAGGTtttacgtgcgtgtgtgtatgtgcgtgcgctCGCATGCTGCTGATGTGCAGtttcagagacccccccccctcaaaatgAACGCCCACGCAAAACAAACTCTCAAGTGATTCATTCAGGTACCGCGTGGAGTGATGGCCCTCGTTTAATCAGCCTCCGCTCAACACTCACGTCCGCGCAcatctccatcctcctctccatcctcctctccatccttcctccctcctgtaagtgcccccccccccggctgtttGTGTCGGGCGTTCTTCTGCAAGGCGAGCTGAAGGTCAAACTCGGGGTCAAACGTGGCTGCTGGAgggtaaagatggaggaaggagaaggTTGCTTGGAGGcatttgtttttgcaggtgTATTTTAAGCCT includes the following:
- the LOC137906783 gene encoding beta-1,3-N-acetylglucosaminyltransferase lunatic fringe-like, producing MNPISSAAGLRAGLRAAATCLLVTVMLVVTVEHPSHGGDPVEPPAAGTSGKLFSAYFKDLTRERRSVRTGRSAPAATVERLFPHDLFIAVKTTGRYHRQRLALQLDTWISRNMQQTYVFSDGEDEKLRKRMGFHLINTNCSAAHTHQALSCKMALEYDAFINSGKKWFCHVDDDNYLNVASLLKLLSRYSHSQDVYIGRPSLERPIEAADRPASAETRPVRFWFATGGAGFCLSQGLALKMKPWASNGSFTATAESIRLPDDCAVGYIVEALLGVSLIRSPLFHSHLENLGLVSDVRSQVTLSYGKVENRRNIVNLKGTFSVKEDPTRFRSVHCLLYPDTPWCLGPQPL